TAAGGAAATAACTAGTTTCCAGTTAATATTGCGACGTTTCTGATGAGCTATTACGGCCGAGGAAGTAGTAAATAACACGCTAGCCATACCTGTAGCAATTGCCATATGCATCAGAACATTTTCATTAAAGCCTAAACGGCCAAATATCAGAATCATTAGTGGAACTAAAATTACTCCACCCCCAATTCCCAGTAGGCCAGCTAAAAATCCAGATAGGCTTCCACCTAGCATCAACCAAGCTATATCACCGATTGACATGCCTCACCCCACAAAGAGTAACAAGAACTTCAGAGGATGGGGCATGTAAAGATTACTTCGCTAGAGCGGACTCAGAAAACTTAGCTACACTTAGTAACTTAGCATCACATCTATAGTTTCCAATAAGCTGAATGCCTAGTGGCAAACCATTCTTTGACTTACCAGCAGGAATCGTAATAGAAGGGGTTCCCAAAAAGCTCCAGAGGGCACAGAAGATTGGATCCCCAGTAGATGCCTGACTCTTAGGAGCCTCTCCACTTGCCGGGGCCATTAAAAATGCATCAAAGCTATCAAAGTAAGTGGCGATAGAATTACGTAGATTTTTTTGTAAGAACTTTGCGGCAACATAAGCAGGAGCGTTATGCTTTAGACCCCTTGTAACCAACCCTTGAATATGAACGCTAAGTGAATCATTCACATGCTCAGTATGATGCGCATGTATTTCTGCAGCCTCTGACTCCAAAATAAGATTCATTGCTTGGATCGCGTCCCAGTACTCTTGGGGCAAAGATAACTTCTGAACGATAGCGCCTGATTCTTCGAGTTTCTGGACAGCTAAATTTAATGCCTGCTTCTGATCATCAGACATCATATGGTCCAGCGGTGTCTCTAGCAATGCAATCTTTGGCTTGTCCAGCATAGGCAACTCTTTTGTTGCGCCAAAGACCAAATCTGGAATAACGATTAATTCAGGATCAGATGAATCACTATTTTTTAAATTATTAAAAGCAAAAGCCATATCGTCAACCGACCGCGTGAAAAACCCAATATGGTCTAGCGAGTAGGACAAGGCGTGAGCACCAAGCTTAGAAACTGCACCGTAACTCGCCTTATAACCAACTACCCCACAATATGCTGCCGGCCTAATAATTGAGCCTTGCGTTTGCGATCCCAGCGCTAATGGCACTATCCCTGCGCCAACCGATGCCGCTGAACCACTAGAGGATCCTCCAGGGGTATATTCAGCATTAACTGGATTTGTTGTTGGGCCTGGATTACGCCAAGCAAACTCGGTCGTTACTGATTTACCAAATATTACGCCGCCAAGACTGCGAATTTTTTTAACAATCGTAGCGTCTTCGGCGGGAGTCTTATCTTTATAAATGGGTGACCCATTAGTCGTTGGAAGATCAACAGTATTAATAATATCTTTAACGGCAATTGGAATTCCTGAGAGCGGGCCTGCCTTTATCTGCTTGGTCATAGAATCTAATGAGGCTCTTGAAACAAAGGCCTTAAGAACGGGCTCCACTTCATTTGCCCTATCAAAACAGGCCCGCAAAAAATCTATAGGCTTTAATTCATCGGCAGAAATTAAGTTACAAGCCTCAGTCAGTCCAATTGTATTTTTCATATGTTTTATTTATTCAAAGAAATGGGGCGTAAAAATACGCCCCAAGTGGATTAATAATAGCGATTACTTCAATTTCAAAGCGTTTTGAATATAGGTTTCGTTAATAAAGTTTTCAAAGACAGGTTGCTCTTTTAAATTACCTAAAGCAATTTGTGTATCCATTGAAATTTTGAGTGCCGCAGGAGTGATTTGAACGCTCTTAGGGAATACGTTTTCACTCATCATGCGAGTTACCGCATTTTCAACAACTTGAGGATCAAGCGTTGGAAACTCTTTTTTGGCAACCTCAATAGCTCCCTTGGGATCTTTAGCCATATAACGAAGCGCAACCTCCATACCGTTCACCATTCTCTGAGCTGATACTGGATCAACCGTCTTCATTGCAGTAATGGATGAGAAAGCGTAAGCACCATAAGTTTTCGGGAAGCCTAAAACAACCTTCATTCCTTTGATCGCCACTTGATCAAGGCCCGGCTCGTACAGCACCGCAACCTTTGCCTGACCACCCAATAGCGCCGCAGGTTCTGTGCCCAGAGGAACCTGGATCATATCGATATCTTTATCACTCATGCCATTTTCCTTAAGCAACTTAAGGAACAAAGAGGTGCTTGTCGTTGGCATTAAACCAGTAACAACTTTTTGGCCCTTGATGTCCTTAACATTCGTAAATTTCACATCAGGAGCTGTTGCAATCCATACAGCAGCGCCGTTAACAGCATTACTAATAATGCCAACATTGGCGCCCTTAGAAGCGGCAATAGCAGTCCATTCTGGACCATGAATTGAAAACTGCGAACTTCCTGAAAGTACCGAAGATAAAGCCGCGGTAGGAGATCCAGCGGTTTCTTTAATCACACTTAAGCCCTGGTCTTTAAAGAAGCCTTTATCAATTGCGACATAAAGGGGTAGATACAACATTGACTGAAATGCCTGAGAAATAGTGACTGTCTTTACTTCTGCGGTAGCGCTAAACGACATGCCAGCAATAGCTAATGCAGCAACTGTTACTTGTAGCTTTTTGTAAATCGATTTCATGAAAAACCTCCGTGAGATTAATAAAAAATTACATCCGAATTTGTGTGCGTCCAGAATCATTGCGCCATGGGAACAAGAAGCGCTCCAGCGAATCAATGCCGTGATACAGAAAGAAACCAACAATCATCAACATGAATAACCCAACCCAAACAGAATTGAGCTCATATAAGCTTGAGGCGTTGTAAATCATGTGTCCTAAACCAGCTTTTGATGAAATGAATTCACCCACAACTGCGCCAACTAATCCAAAGCCTACATTGATGCGAAAGTTGGAAACAATCGCCGGCATTGAAGAAGGGACAACCACTTGACGAAATATTTGTTTGCGGTCAGCGCCCATGGAATACAGCAATGATTGCAAATCCTTATCGGCTTCTTTAGTTGCCTGATGTGCTGCAATGAGAGCAATAATTGCTGTCATAGAGACAACCAATACGACCTTAGCACCCAGACCTGTTCCAAACCAAAGCAAAATAATGGGAGCTAATGCAATTTTTGGAACGCTATTAATAGCAACAATGAATGGCTCCACAATCTGGGAAACCCATTTTGAGTACCAAAGGAGTAACCCAATACTAGTACCAACAAGCGTACCAATCACAAAGCCCAATAAAGCCTCCCAAAGCGTATACCCCGTATCAATAAAGATGGAGTAATCCATCACGCTCGCAATGAATCTTTTCCATATCCCAAAAGGAGTTCCAACTAGAAATTCCGAGATGAATCCAAATTCCGCGAGGATTTGCCAAATAGCGAAAAAAATTACAACCGATAAAATCTGAATAAGTGACTTTCCAAAGCTTGTATCGAGCATTTGGCTCATTGTTTTCTTTTCGCGGCTCATGCCAATTCATCCTTTCTGGTTTGAATATCCAATTCAGAGCAAAGTAGATGAAAATATTCACCAAAATTTTTGTGTGATCTAGCTTCGATTGGAGATGAGCGCTCAATATCAATTTGATGCACATTTTTAACTACTGTAGGTCTACCGCTTAGCGCAACAACTCGCTTAGATAAGGCTACAGCCTCATCAATATCATGGGTAACTAAGATGACCGTCTTTTTAAACTTTGCTACAGCATCAAGCAGAACACTCTCAAGGTAGAGTCTAGTTTGATAATCCAGGGCCGAAAATGGCTCATCAAGCAATAGGATGTCGGGATCCATTAAAAGAGTACGGATCAGTGCAACGCGCTGACGCATCCCCCCCGAAAGAGTCTGAGGGTAGGATTTTTCAAAACCGGATAACCCAAAGGTGTTGAGGTAGTCCCTTGCCTTCTCAACCCCATTAGCATCATCCTCGCCCCGAACCCGCAATCCAAGCATGACATTCTCAAGAACCGTGCGCCATGGGAACAGAAGGTCTTTTTGCATCATGTAACCAACCTTACCTCTGAGGCTTTGAATTTTGCTGCCTCTATAGATCATATTTCCGTTATCAGCCTCGAGGAGCCCGGCAATGATATTAAAAATAGTTGACTTTCCACACCCACTCGGCCCAATGATGCTTAAAAAATCTTGCTCCATCACATCAAATGTAAGTCCATTAAGAACTGGAACTGGGCCATCTTTACTAGAAAATGACTTGCGTATTGAATCTAATGAAAGTTGCACTACAGGAATACTCACTATCAATCTCCATGAAATATTTTTATTGGGGTTGATACTTACATAAGCTCCCATCACTAGTGAATGTAGCTGCATTAATTTAGTGCGCAATCATCGATAAAAGTGCAGCATTCATCAATGTGGTGCGCACTATCAGTACACTACTTAGTTCAAATAAAAAAACTACCCTTAGGTAGTTTTTTTATTTGAATGATTAATAATTAAATTAAACGACTGACTAAAACTTTAAATATCTCTCCATTTTTATCCGTCAGTTCATCTAGTATTGTGTAGTGATTTTTTTCGGGGATGGTTTTAAAACTGCCCTCCGCCTCAGTTGAATTTCTATAGACAGAAAAATCAACCGACTGCCTTTGCATCTCTGGCAATTCAGAGCCACCTACAAAGATATCTAGGGGCTTGGAGGTATTTTGCTGAAGCAGAATTGGTGAATTCTTTAATGAAGTACCTTCATCCAGCGCTAGTTTTTCATTGATATAGCAATGTCTCATTGGCTCTAAATCGTAAATCCCACTAATTGCAGTGCCCCCTAGGACGCACTCTTCATCCTGAACCATTGATATGAGATGGGCACCCGCAGACCAGCCTATTAGCCATAGACCTTGAGGAACCATCTGATTCTTATTCATGTAAACGCCAATTGCTTTTAGGCCATCTCTTACATCCCGAACAATTTCATGCATATTGGCATAGGGCGCCAAACGATACCCGAGCATTGCCACGCTAAAACCCGCCTGAACCAATGGAGGAGCAACGAAAGTAAAGTCATCCTTAGACCGCATCTGCCAGAACCCGCCATGCAAAAATACGATAACGGGAGCATTGTCTCCCGCGGAGAAAAAATCGAAAGATTGAAATTTTGTATCCCCATAAGAAATATCACAATCCCCAGGTAGTTTTTCCTTGGCCGAGATACTAGACTGAACCCATGACCGCACGATCTCTGCGCTATTAGCAACGGCTAAAGAATTGTTGTAAGCCTTATCTAAATTCTCTTTGGAAAAATTTTTCCACATGCCCTACACTCCTAAGATAAATTCAATCACTTACTTATTGGTCCATTATGCCCACAATTTTTGAACGCGATACAGCCCGAGCCTTTTGTGTAGATGCTCCGATAGAGATACTCTCGACAAAATCAGGCCCGCTAAAAGATTTAACCTTTGGGGTAAAGGATATTTTTGACATCGCTAATATACCAACAGCATTTGGGAGTCCTGCCTGGCTGAACTCCCATCCCATTCCTACTGAGACGGCTACATTTATCTCAAGCCTTGTAGATGCTGGCGCGTCATTAGTTGGGAAGACTCATACTGACGAACTAACCTATAGCATTCTAGGAATGAATGCGCATTACGGTACACCCTTAAATACTGCCGCCCCCAACAGAGTTCCAGGAGGATCTTCTAGCGGATCAGCATCTGCAGTTGCTGCTAAGCTAGTTGACTTTGCTATAGGCTCAGATACTGGGGGTTCTGTTAGAGCTCCGGCTAGCTTCTGCGGTATATATGGTTTCCGCCCTACACATGGGCGTATTAGCCTTGAGAGAGCTCGTCCACTAGCAAAAAGTTTCGATACTTTAGGTTGGTTTGCACGAGATCCAGAAATCCTCTTAAAGGTGGGAGAAGTTCTTTTTAATGAAACTCGGGCAAGAAACGCCAGCGCATCCTACTTTTTCTTAAAAGAGGCATTTAACTTATTACCCCCCAGCCTTAGCAAACAGGCGCAAGAAGCTATCTCACTCCGACTGGGAAGAGCTCAAATTCCTACGGTTGAGATCGGCAACTGCGAGCTCAAAGATTGGGCAGAGACATTTAGAATTATTCAAGCTGGAGAAATCTGGGAACAGCATGGTAATTGGGCATCCGAACATCTCAGCGAGATGGGGCCTGGAGTAAAAGATCGCTTTGAGGCTGCGCGCTCCATCACTGAGGATCAAAAAATTAAAGCTCGCTCTGACCGAGAAAAAGTCACTACCAAGATGGCTCAACTGCTTTCTGAAAATACTTATCTAATACTTCCCACCGTTTTTGATATAGCGCCACGCTTGGACTCAAGCGCAAAAGAATTTGATGACTTTAGAAAAAATAGTTTTCAATTACTTTGTATCGCTGGCCTATGCGGCCTCCCACAAGTAACACTGCCCTTGCTTACCATTCAAGATGCACCATTTGGGGTATCCATCCTAGCCAAGCAAAATATGGACATGTCACTTTTAGGTGAAATCTATGCACCAACATGAAGAATAGTAATCGTTAATACCTATAAGATAGCCTTAGGATGCATACATTACTTAAAGGAATGGATGCATGAACTCAAAAAAATTCTCTAGGCGCGACACACTGGTACTCGGCCTCAAATCTAGTCTTGCTTTAGCGATGGGATCTATCGGCCTCAGCGCAAAAGCAGAAGAAAAGAAGTTATTGATTGGGTATTGGCCCATTGCAGCCGGCCTACCTTTTTATGCTGCCGTTGATCGTGGTCTCTTCAAACAAGCAGGAGTAAATGTAGAGGCCGTGAAGTTTGCAAGCCCAAATCAGGTAGTAGAAGCTATGATCGCTGGCAGGATTGATGGTTGCGCAAATGGGGTAGCCATTACAGCGCTTGCCTTAGCTGATGCTCAGTCACCCGGTTCAATCAAATTTACTTGCATGAACTACGCAAACGAAAAATATATCTTGGACCAGGTTATCGTTCCAATTAACTCCAGTATTAAGGGGATTTCTGAGCTTGCCGGGAAAAAAGTTGCCTGTGGTCCTGGAATCAATAATGTTACTCTCGCTAAAGCAGTTCTAGCAGGCGCGGGAGCGATCAATGCTCAAGTCATTGAGTTGCCTATTGCCCAAATCCTACCGGCCTTAGTAGCCGGTCAAATTGATGGGGCCTATGTACTAGAGCCAACTGCAGTCATTGGAAAACAACAAAAAATCTCACGCTCGATTGGCGCAGGAGTGGTATCAAAATATGTTTTGGGTGATAACCTTCCTTGGATAGGCGGCGCAGCTGCACTCACCTCTAAGACGCTAAAAGAAAAAGCGGACTTAATTAATGGATTTATTAAAGGGTATGCAGGGGGCGTTGAGTATGTTCGCAAAGAAGGTATGGCTGCCAATCAATATCTAAAAGGCTATACAGCGATTGACGGCGATTTAGCCAAAGAGGTGCCAATTAGCGGATACATCCAATATAACGAAGTGAAAGCTGCTGATGTAAAAGCATTGCAACGACTATTTGATGTATTTACCGAGCGTAAAGTTTTTGAAAAACCCATATCGGCACTAACACTTATCTACAAGCAGTCCTAATAATGAATTTGAATCATCGCAAGCACCTATTCATGGTGCTTCCCTTTATTGGGCCGGTCCTGCTTTATCTACTCTGGTCGCTAACACTCTCGGCGAAGTGGGTTTCACCAACGTTACTGCCTGCTCCGAATGCAACCTTTGAATACATGGGCCACCTATTTGTTACGGGGGCAATTTTTAAGGATCTTTGGGCGACTGTACTTCGCACTTTCTACGCATTTCTAATTGCCTGCGTAATCGGAGTTCCTCTTGGCGTCATTTTAGGTAGCTCAGTCCCAGCCTACAGAAGTGTTGAATTTTTAATTGATTTTTTCAGATCAACACCATCTTCGGCACTGATTCCGTTGTTTATGCTGATCTTTGGTATTACTGATATTAATAAAATTGCGATCGCCGCCTTTGCAGCCGTGCTTGTTATTCTCTTTAATAGCGCCTATGGCGTAATGAATGCCAAGAAAACCCGGGTTATGGCAGCCAAGACTATGGGCATTAGTAACTTCCATATTTTTAAAGACGTACTTCTAATGGAAAGCCTGCCTCAAACCTTTGTAGGGCTTAGGACTGGTGTATCCCTAGCGCTGGTTATAGTGATTGTTGCCGAGATGTTCATTGGGTCTGAAGCAGGTCTAGGGCACCGAATTATTGATGCTCAGCAAGTATTTAATATCAAAGATATGTATAGCTCAATACTTATTACCGGTGCACTTGGTTACGCGCTTAATTTAATCTTTATGGCAACTGAATCGAAGTTAGTTCACTGGAGCGGAAAAGCATGAGCCAAAACCCGCCACGCACGCACGTCACTATTCGGAACTTATGCAAAGAGTTTGGCGGCGCGACTCTTTACAAAGACTTTAACTTTGAAATTCCGTATGGAAAGATTATTTCTATATTTGGGCCAAATGGTTGCGGAAAATCTACTCTTATTAATATGATCGCAGGGCTAATGCCCTATGACTCTGGTCAGGTCTTGTTTGATGGAAAAGATTTAAAAGATACTAAGATTGGGTATGTCTTTCAAAACTACAGAGACGCTCTATTTCCATGGATGAGCTCCCGCGACAACATAGCCTATCCGCTAAGGCGCACTGGAATGAGCGAGGCTAAAGTAACTGCTCGCGTCAAGGAATTGGTTCAGCTATTTGAAATACGATTCAATCTGGATCTATACCCTTATGAGCTTTCTGGTGGACAACAGCAAACCATATCAATTATGCGAGCCTTAGCACCTAAGCCAGAGATACTCTTCCTAGATGAGCCATTCTCAGCCTTAGACTTTGAAATGACACTCTTCATCAGAGAAAAGCTGCAAGAGGCGAACATTACCACTGGTACAACAATGATGATCGTCTCTCATGATCTTGAAGATGCGGTCTTTCTAGCCGATGAGATTCTCCTTCTCACAAGAAGACCAACGGCGATTGCCTCTCTTTTATATTTTGATATGCCAAAACCACGCTTGCCTGAAGCAGTAAGCCATCCTGAGTTCATTCAGATCAAGTCAAAAGCCCTTGAAATCTTTCAAGCAGAAATGCGAAAATAAGCCTCATGAAAAGCAATCAAGCACTTATAGGAATATGGAAATTATTTTCCTACGAAGTAGAAATACAAGAAACGGGCGAGTTTTTTTATCCCCTAGGACAGAAACCAACTGGATTCATCTGCATCACTGAAAATAACCATGTCATGGTGACATTAACTGGTGAGGGTCGAAAGCCAGCCTCAAGCAGCGAAGATAGCGCGGAATTATTAAACAGCCTAGTATCCTACGCAGGCACCTACCGCATAGAAGGTAATGAATGGATCACGAGCGTTCAGGTTGCCTGGAAGCCTGATTGGGTGAATACAGAGCAAAGACGTCAATTTGAAATTCAAGATGACCGCCTTCGCGTTTTGACTACTTGGCGCATCATGCCCAATTGGGCAGATAAAGGTCTACAGCGCAGTATCTTAACCTTTGTTAAAACAGATTAACCCTCTCCCAAGTACTCGCTAATCATTTCCTCTGATTGCAGTAGATCTACTGCATTACCTTCTAGGGTAATTTTTCCAGAAGAAAATACGTATCCACGGTCAGCAATCTGCAATACGGTTTTCGCGAATTGATCTACCACCATCAGCCCCGTACCCTCACCTGCAATTTTTTGGATTGCCTGATAAACCTCAGCCACCAGCTTAGGGGCAAGACCTAAAGACGGCTCATCCAATAGGAGTAGGTCTGGTGCTGACATCATCGCCCTTCCAAACGCCAGCATTTGCTGTTCGCCTCCAGAAAGAGTTCCAGCGGGCTGGTTAAAACGCTCTCGCAAGCGCGGGAAAAGCGTCAGCATATCTTCAATTCTTTGCTTTCGAATAGAAGCAGATTTTGTATAACCGCCCAGCAATAAATTTTCCCCAACCGTTAGCTCTGGAAATACCTGTCTACCCTCTGGTACAAGCGCTAATCCAAGGGATACCCGTTGATGCCCAGGGATGCTGGATATATCCCTGCCCTTAAATCGAATACTTCCCCTGCTTGGGATCAAGCCCGACAATGCCTTCATTAAAGTGGATTTACCCGCTCCGTTTGCGCCGAGCAAGGCTAAGGTCTCATGATTTTTTGCAACGAGGTTAATATCTTTTAAAACAGATAAATTTCCATAGCCGGCTGATAAATTACTAATCTCCAATATCGCTTGTGGATCTATGTTGCTAGCCTTAGGAAAAACATGAAGCTTCGCCACCCCAAGATAGGCCTCGATTACTTGAGGCATCTCACGCACTTGCTCAGGCGCACCCTGCGCAATAACTTGGCCACTATCCAACACTACTATTTCATCGCAAGTGCCCATGACAAGCCTGACATCATGCTCCACAAGTAATACCCTAATACCTAGACCAGCAAGATGGCCAAGCAATTGACTCAAATCGTCTTTTTCTTTTGCAGACAAACCAGCGGCTGGCTCGTCTAATAAGATGAGGTCTGGATTACAAGCTAGCGCACGAGCAATCTCAACTAAACGGCGATCAACAAACGCCAACTCACTCGCATAGCAGTTTAACTCTTGCTTATATCCAACTAAATTGAGTAATTCATAAATAATGGAGTCATGATCAACTCCTTTTGGCAGGGCTATATATAAATTTTCATAGACTGTAAGTGAGCCAAATAATTGAGTCGCCTGAAATGTTCTTGCAATACCAAGGCCAGCCTGTTGATAAGTTGGATGTGACGATAAATTTTCATTCAAGCGACTCACATGACCACTTCCAGCTTGATAAAAACCACTAATTAAGTTCAGTAACGTGGTCTTTCCGGCACCATTTGGACCAATCAGGCCAACGATTTTTCCAGGCTCGATTGAAAAACTGACATCGCTAACGGCTTTTACTCCACCAAAACGAATAGAAAGATCTTCTATCTTTAATAAGCCATTTCGGAGGCCTGCTTTAAGCCATTGATCAATATTGCCATTTCCAATTGGTTTCTTCGGGTTTTTAGTGCCCGCTTTCGCCTCATAAAGAGAAGCAATTCCATTTGGGCGGATCCAAAGAATTAAAACTAACAATATTCCGAAGACTAGGATTCGATACTCCGCCAATCCCGACAAGACTTCCGGTAGGCCCGCAATAATGATGGCCCCAATAACTGGTCCAGTTAGAGTTCCCACTCCACCTAAGATGGTGAGTAGAAGAAATAAGATGGATTGGAATAAATTAAAATTTTCAGGGCTAATAAACCCTACCATTGGAGCAAAAAGCGCTCCAGCTAATCCAGTAATTCCAGCAGAAATTGCAAAAGCTAAACTACGAATTTGAACTGGATTTATCCCAATAGCGATCGCAGCTGCTTCAGCATCACTGGATGCCTTAAGTGATTTGCTAAATCGTGATTTAGTTAGGAGTAAATAAGCAAAACCGGTTAACACTGCTATTAGGATAATTAACCCAACATGCCAGCGGATATCAAATACAAATCCAAAAAGGCTGGGCTTATCGATATCCGAGATACCGTTAAACCCTCCGGTAATTGGCTCCGCTTCAATAATGATATTTTCTAATATCAGCCCAAATGCAATAGTCACCATTGCTAGATACGGACCCTTGACTCGTAATGCAGGCGCAGCCAAAATCAAACCCAGCACAAATGCCATCAACACGCCTACAGGCAAAGTCTGCCAAAAACTAAATCCATATTTAGTAGTGAGGATGGCTTCGGTATATGCCCCAATCGCAAAAAAGGCAGCGTGACCTATTGATATCTGTCCTGCAATACCAATCAGCAAGGCTAAGCCATAGCCAACCATTGAAAAAATACCTGCCATACCTAATATATAGAGCCAATATGTATTCGGAGAAAAAATAACTCCGAATATGCCCAATAAAATGAAGAGGGTAGCCGCTACTGCTGTTGAATTGATCCTCATACTTTATAAACCCCTTTTTTTCCAAAGAGGCCATTTGGTTTGAAGATCAGAATAATGATAAGTAAGCCAAAACCTAGAATTTCTCTAAATGCAGAAGGCAACTGGGCAGCAATAATGGACTCAAAGACGCCATAGCCAATTCCAGCCACTAGACA
This is a stretch of genomic DNA from Polynucleobacter sp. JS-JIR-II-b4. It encodes these proteins:
- a CDS encoding amidase; amino-acid sequence: MKNTIGLTEACNLISADELKPIDFLRACFDRANEVEPVLKAFVSRASLDSMTKQIKAGPLSGIPIAVKDIINTVDLPTTNGSPIYKDKTPAEDATIVKKIRSLGGVIFGKSVTTEFAWRNPGPTTNPVNAEYTPGGSSSGSAASVGAGIVPLALGSQTQGSIIRPAAYCGVVGYKASYGAVSKLGAHALSYSLDHIGFFTRSVDDMAFAFNNLKNSDSSDPELIVIPDLVFGATKELPMLDKPKIALLETPLDHMMSDDQKQALNLAVQKLEESGAIVQKLSLPQEYWDAIQAMNLILESEAAEIHAHHTEHVNDSLSVHIQGLVTRGLKHNAPAYVAAKFLQKNLRNSIATYFDSFDAFLMAPASGEAPKSQASTGDPIFCALWSFLGTPSITIPAGKSKNGLPLGIQLIGNYRCDAKLLSVAKFSESALAK
- a CDS encoding ABC transporter substrate-binding protein, which encodes MKSIYKKLQVTVAALAIAGMSFSATAEVKTVTISQAFQSMLYLPLYVAIDKGFFKDQGLSVIKETAGSPTAALSSVLSGSSQFSIHGPEWTAIAASKGANVGIISNAVNGAAVWIATAPDVKFTNVKDIKGQKVVTGLMPTTSTSLFLKLLKENGMSDKDIDMIQVPLGTEPAALLGGQAKVAVLYEPGLDQVAIKGMKVVLGFPKTYGAYAFSSITAMKTVDPVSAQRMVNGMEVALRYMAKDPKGAIEVAKKEFPTLDPQVVENAVTRMMSENVFPKSVQITPAALKISMDTQIALGNLKEQPVFENFINETYIQNALKLK
- a CDS encoding ABC transporter permease, with protein sequence MSREKKTMSQMLDTSFGKSLIQILSVVIFFAIWQILAEFGFISEFLVGTPFGIWKRFIASVMDYSIFIDTGYTLWEALLGFVIGTLVGTSIGLLLWYSKWVSQIVEPFIVAINSVPKIALAPIILLWFGTGLGAKVVLVVSMTAIIALIAAHQATKEADKDLQSLLYSMGADRKQIFRQVVVPSSMPAIVSNFRINVGFGLVGAVVGEFISSKAGLGHMIYNASSLYELNSVWVGLFMLMIVGFFLYHGIDSLERFLFPWRNDSGRTQIRM
- a CDS encoding ABC transporter ATP-binding protein; this encodes MSIPVVQLSLDSIRKSFSSKDGPVPVLNGLTFDVMEQDFLSIIGPSGCGKSTIFNIIAGLLEADNGNMIYRGSKIQSLRGKVGYMMQKDLLFPWRTVLENVMLGLRVRGEDDANGVEKARDYLNTFGLSGFEKSYPQTLSGGMRQRVALIRTLLMDPDILLLDEPFSALDYQTRLYLESVLLDAVAKFKKTVILVTHDIDEAVALSKRVVALSGRPTVVKNVHQIDIERSSPIEARSHKNFGEYFHLLCSELDIQTRKDELA
- a CDS encoding alpha/beta hydrolase, whose amino-acid sequence is MWKNFSKENLDKAYNNSLAVANSAEIVRSWVQSSISAKEKLPGDCDISYGDTKFQSFDFFSAGDNAPVIVFLHGGFWQMRSKDDFTFVAPPLVQAGFSVAMLGYRLAPYANMHEIVRDVRDGLKAIGVYMNKNQMVPQGLWLIGWSAGAHLISMVQDEECVLGGTAISGIYDLEPMRHCYINEKLALDEGTSLKNSPILLQQNTSKPLDIFVGGSELPEMQRQSVDFSVYRNSTEAEGSFKTIPEKNHYTILDELTDKNGEIFKVLVSRLI
- a CDS encoding amidase, yielding MPTIFERDTARAFCVDAPIEILSTKSGPLKDLTFGVKDIFDIANIPTAFGSPAWLNSHPIPTETATFISSLVDAGASLVGKTHTDELTYSILGMNAHYGTPLNTAAPNRVPGGSSSGSASAVAAKLVDFAIGSDTGGSVRAPASFCGIYGFRPTHGRISLERARPLAKSFDTLGWFARDPEILLKVGEVLFNETRARNASASYFFLKEAFNLLPPSLSKQAQEAISLRLGRAQIPTVEIGNCELKDWAETFRIIQAGEIWEQHGNWASEHLSEMGPGVKDRFEAARSITEDQKIKARSDREKVTTKMAQLLSENTYLILPTVFDIAPRLDSSAKEFDDFRKNSFQLLCIAGLCGLPQVTLPLLTIQDAPFGVSILAKQNMDMSLLGEIYAPT
- a CDS encoding ABC transporter substrate-binding protein, whose product is MNSKKFSRRDTLVLGLKSSLALAMGSIGLSAKAEEKKLLIGYWPIAAGLPFYAAVDRGLFKQAGVNVEAVKFASPNQVVEAMIAGRIDGCANGVAITALALADAQSPGSIKFTCMNYANEKYILDQVIVPINSSIKGISELAGKKVACGPGINNVTLAKAVLAGAGAINAQVIELPIAQILPALVAGQIDGAYVLEPTAVIGKQQKISRSIGAGVVSKYVLGDNLPWIGGAAALTSKTLKEKADLINGFIKGYAGGVEYVRKEGMAANQYLKGYTAIDGDLAKEVPISGYIQYNEVKAADVKALQRLFDVFTERKVFEKPISALTLIYKQS
- a CDS encoding ABC transporter permease, translated to MNLNHRKHLFMVLPFIGPVLLYLLWSLTLSAKWVSPTLLPAPNATFEYMGHLFVTGAIFKDLWATVLRTFYAFLIACVIGVPLGVILGSSVPAYRSVEFLIDFFRSTPSSALIPLFMLIFGITDINKIAIAAFAAVLVILFNSAYGVMNAKKTRVMAAKTMGISNFHIFKDVLLMESLPQTFVGLRTGVSLALVIVIVAEMFIGSEAGLGHRIIDAQQVFNIKDMYSSILITGALGYALNLIFMATESKLVHWSGKA
- a CDS encoding ABC transporter ATP-binding protein; its protein translation is MSQNPPRTHVTIRNLCKEFGGATLYKDFNFEIPYGKIISIFGPNGCGKSTLINMIAGLMPYDSGQVLFDGKDLKDTKIGYVFQNYRDALFPWMSSRDNIAYPLRRTGMSEAKVTARVKELVQLFEIRFNLDLYPYELSGGQQQTISIMRALAPKPEILFLDEPFSALDFEMTLFIREKLQEANITTGTTMMIVSHDLEDAVFLADEILLLTRRPTAIASLLYFDMPKPRLPEAVSHPEFIQIKSKALEIFQAEMRK
- a CDS encoding lipocalin-like domain-containing protein — its product is MKSNQALIGIWKLFSYEVEIQETGEFFYPLGQKPTGFICITENNHVMVTLTGEGRKPASSSEDSAELLNSLVSYAGTYRIEGNEWITSVQVAWKPDWVNTEQRRQFEIQDDRLRVLTTWRIMPNWADKGLQRSILTFVKTD